A portion of the Syntrophales bacterium genome contains these proteins:
- a CDS encoding succinate dehydrogenase/fumarate reductase iron-sulfur subunit: MKTIRLTVSRFDPELDDGPRLESYTVDINEGARVLDALQAVRDDIDATLSYRRSCSVGQCGSCAVRVNGRPVMACKEEATDGMVVEPLRLPVEKDLVTDLAPLLKSVASFAPRGESTAPGRAETESIKPLRHCIQCFSCVSVCPMLDVAEFAGPTAMRQKMRLALDPRDARDRIPEAVEAGLFHCTSCQACRIACPEEIATPALAIEKLRALAVERGFTFPKHLEFARLVRETGRSISFPGPRFLECVPEVVEPETAARCTVALFTGCLYDLVMPETAFDAVEVMRRNGIRVVVPKDQVCCGSPLIRTGQTDLVAGLMEKNIGIFARLGVDAVITICAGCGTTLKNDYDTPFEVLDITQLLVRQGIESPARLPVRVTYHDPCHLLRGQGVREEPRELIRQAAELVEMPAWCCGSGGGVRAAFPEEAKALALKRREEIEKTRADAVISVCPFCEFHLREHAGRRVQNICTLLLKGYRKKDRRESH; this comes from the coding sequence GTGAAGACCATCCGCCTCACGGTCTCCCGGTTCGACCCGGAGTTGGACGATGGCCCGCGGCTCGAATCCTATACCGTTGATATCAACGAGGGCGCGCGGGTCCTCGACGCGCTCCAGGCCGTCCGCGACGATATCGACGCGACCCTTTCCTACCGCCGTTCCTGCAGCGTGGGACAGTGCGGAAGCTGCGCCGTCCGGGTGAACGGCCGGCCCGTCATGGCCTGCAAAGAGGAGGCGACCGACGGCATGGTCGTGGAGCCGCTCCGGCTGCCCGTGGAAAAGGACCTCGTCACGGACCTGGCGCCGCTCCTGAAATCCGTCGCCTCGTTCGCACCCCGCGGGGAGTCGACTGCGCCGGGCAGGGCGGAGACCGAATCCATCAAGCCGCTCCGCCACTGCATCCAGTGCTTCTCCTGCGTCTCCGTCTGTCCGATGCTGGACGTGGCCGAATTCGCCGGGCCTACGGCCATGCGGCAGAAGATGCGCCTCGCCCTCGATCCCCGCGACGCCCGGGACCGCATCCCCGAGGCCGTGGAGGCCGGGCTCTTTCACTGCACCTCCTGCCAGGCCTGCCGGATCGCCTGCCCCGAGGAGATCGCAACCCCCGCCCTGGCGATCGAGAAGCTCCGCGCTCTCGCCGTCGAGCGGGGCTTCACGTTTCCCAAGCACCTCGAGTTCGCCCGGCTCGTCCGGGAGACCGGCCGGAGCATCTCGTTCCCGGGCCCCCGTTTCCTGGAATGCGTCCCCGAGGTGGTCGAACCGGAGACCGCCGCCCGCTGCACCGTCGCCCTCTTCACGGGTTGCCTGTACGACCTGGTGATGCCCGAGACCGCCTTCGACGCCGTGGAGGTCATGCGGCGCAACGGAATCCGGGTGGTCGTCCCCAAGGACCAGGTCTGCTGCGGCTCGCCGCTGATCCGGACGGGGCAGACGGACCTCGTGGCAGGCCTGATGGAAAAGAACATCGGGATCTTTGCACGGCTCGGTGTCGACGCGGTCATCACCATCTGCGCCGGCTGCGGGACCACGTTGAAAAACGATTACGACACGCCCTTCGAGGTCCTGGACATCACGCAGCTCCTGGTGCGGCAGGGAATAGAGTCCCCGGCCCGCCTGCCCGTCCGGGTGACGTACCACGATCCCTGCCACCTGCTCCGCGGCCAGGGGGTCCGGGAAGAGCCGAGGGAGCTGATCCGGCAGGCGGCGGAGCTCGTGGAGATGCCCGCCTGGTGCTGCGGCTCCGGGGGCGGTGTCCGGGCGGCGTTTCCCGAAGAGGCAAAAGCCCTGGCCCTGAAGCGCCGGGAGGAGATCGAAAAGACCCGCGCGGACGCAGTCATCAGTGTCTGCCCCTTCTGCGAGTTTCACCTGAGGGAGCACGCCGGCAGGCGGGTTCAAAACATCTGCACGCTGCTCCTGAAGGGCTACCGGAAGAAGGACCGGCGGGAGTCTCACTGA
- a CDS encoding HD domain-containing protein translates to MATYQDSIGEAVTQLTAAVQNSGIYPPDHPLVLSHIQGAYEHLKYLMSIRLDTTILLLGEHLTIDNRPLLLAGATETALIRILKKRAVERITFVRGLPLSQLETFVRNLSDPEAKSIHSLPQIRIGKIKLKEAEKGEVDDGTGIVSSELDLDEFVELEIETPDQLVRNIYRSIAKGSNLDMERVDDMVVNFMDGLRKEVNPLKLLSELKSSDEYTFTHTANVGILTMYLAEYVGFKAPHLKNIGVAATLHDIGKITTPEEILMKPGSLTSEERAVMENHTINGAMYLMKIKGVTNLAVLAAMEHHIKFDGTGYPRLKQNWSTNIISQMISIADVFDALRTARPYRDPMPQEKIEQILIKEKGTSFNPYLVDRFLELVRKPVE, encoded by the coding sequence ATGGCAACATACCAGGATTCCATCGGCGAAGCGGTTACGCAACTGACGGCGGCCGTCCAGAACTCCGGCATCTATCCGCCAGACCACCCCCTGGTCCTCTCGCATATCCAGGGTGCCTACGAACACCTCAAATACCTGATGAGCATCCGGCTGGATACCACCATCCTGCTCCTGGGGGAACATCTAACCATCGACAATCGCCCCCTCCTGCTGGCCGGGGCGACGGAAACCGCACTGATCCGCATCCTCAAAAAACGGGCCGTCGAGCGGATTACCTTTGTCCGGGGACTCCCGCTCTCCCAACTCGAGACGTTCGTGCGCAATCTGTCGGATCCGGAGGCAAAATCCATTCATTCCCTGCCCCAGATCCGCATTGGGAAGATCAAGCTGAAGGAAGCGGAAAAGGGGGAAGTCGATGACGGGACCGGCATTGTCTCTTCCGAGCTGGACCTCGACGAATTTGTCGAGCTGGAGATCGAGACCCCGGATCAGCTCGTCCGCAACATCTACCGCAGCATCGCCAAGGGAAGCAACCTGGACATGGAGCGGGTGGACGACATGGTCGTCAACTTCATGGACGGTCTCCGCAAGGAAGTGAACCCCCTGAAGCTCCTCTCGGAGCTCAAGTCCAGCGACGAGTACACCTTCACCCACACGGCAAACGTGGGCATCCTGACCATGTACCTGGCGGAGTACGTGGGATTCAAGGCCCCTCACCTGAAGAACATCGGGGTTGCCGCCACCCTGCACGATATCGGCAAGATCACCACGCCGGAAGAGATCCTCATGAAACCGGGGAGCCTGACATCGGAAGAACGGGCCGTCATGGAGAATCACACGATCAACGGAGCCATGTACCTGATGAAAATCAAGGGCGTGACCAACCTTGCCGTCCTGGCGGCCATGGAGCATCACATCAAGTTCGACGGCACCGGCTATCCCCGGTTGAAACAGAACTGGAGTACCAATATCATCAGCCAGATGATCTCGATTGCCGACGTCTTCGACGCCCTCCGGACGGCCCGGCCCTACCGCGACCCGATGCCGCAGGAAAAGATCGAGCAGATCCTGATCAAGGAAAAGGGAACGTCCTTCAACCCCTACCTGGTTGATCGCTTCCTTGAACTGGTCCGGAAACCGGTGGAGTGA